The Myxococcales bacterium genomic sequence CTGAGGGTGAAGACCTCGTTTCGCCGTGTGTTTGAGCGGTACCGGCGACACCGTGATGACGATGGGGATCGTCGGGCCTTTGTGCAGCTGGATCAGGCTCACGATGTCACGAAGGTCTTGGAGGCACTCGTCGGGCGACAAGAAGCGGTTCGAGAAGGCCCCCGGCGGGAGTCCGTCGAAAGCGACGGCGTCTCTGTAGGGGGCGCGGTTCACGACCACGCGCGCTGCTCCCACCTGAGCCTCCCAGATATCCGCCAGACCCAGCGTGATGAGGAAGGAGTCCGCTGCCGCAAACATGTCCCGCGACTTGGCTGAAACCTCTTCCTTGACGAGGGCAAGCTCGCCCGGTGTCGTTGCATCCACGCAATGCCGGGTAGCATCGATGTAGGCGCGGGTCCCGCCCTCGACATCGACCACCCAGTCGACGTGCGGAACCGCTTGCCCCACTGCTCTGCGCAGCTCGTAGAGGATGGTGCGGGGGTTGTAGTGCATACCCCAGGACACTGCAGGCACGGAGAACCCGTGGTGGCGCAGCCACCGGTTGAGCTCCATGGCGAAGCAGCTCCCAATGGAGTAGGTGCGCGAGTCCCACTCGAGAAATCTTCGGGGCCTGATGGGCCGCTCGAGAGGGCTACTCTGCTTCGTCCACTTGGCGCCCACGTGCGGAAGGTCGCTTCTCCACGACATCAACTCACTCCTATCCGTTCGGTAAGGCATGCGCCGTGGCGTTTTGAGAGTGGAAGAGGCGAAGCTCTTCCGGCCCGAGCGGGTGCCGTACGTACACGCCTTGCTGCGGCTCGAGGGCGGTACGCCGCGCGCGGACTCCTCGAGACAGGTCCACCCGCTTCACGGCAAAATCCGCATGGGCCAGGCACCAGCCCACAAAGACGTCTTCTAGAACGTGTTGGCGCAGGCTCAGGTCACTTGCCGCGGCCACCACGGAGGCTGCCCGGCGGCTCACGAAGTAGCCGAAGCCCTCGGCGAAGAGGTCCGGGAAGGGGCCCCGGAAGGGGACCTCGGCATCGCGGGAGCTGCACTTTCCGTAGTGCCACGTTTCGACGATGCCCGGAACGGGAGGGGTCAACCGCCCCGCGTAGTCGACGCCGTCGAGCTCGAGGTTTGCCGAAACATCCAGGTGGACGTAGCTGTCGTCATCACACTTCAGGATGTGCTCGAAAGCAGAGAACTCGAGAGCCCACCGGAAAAGCGCTCGCGTTTTCTCCGGTAGGCATTCGTACGCGTCGCGCACGGGAAGGGTCAGAGACGAACCCACCACCGTGGGTGCCGGGTCCATGCCGTCGCCGTATACGAAGAGCGCTGCGACGCCTTTGGGAAGAGGCTGAGCCAACCAGGTCTCCCGGATGGCTTGAACCCGATCATGGTTGCGCTCGCATGTGGTGATGCAAACCAGAAGGCGGGACCTTCCGTAGTCAGGGCCGACACGGCTCTCACGCTGTCGCGTCTGTCTCATCCCGGGCGAACCATGATATACGCATTCGTGTGTCGAGTCGATCGGTCAATGAGCAAGCTCCTGTCCGGAAATTGAGGATGGCGCGGCGATTCGCCTGGGAGCATCACCGGGAGGGGTGGTCCCGCGTAGAGGACCTCGTGGAAAAGCATCTGGTCACAGCGGACGGTTTGCTTTTCGTAAGCGCCGTCGAGGATCAGCTGTTTCACTACGGGCCCGTGCGAGAGCCCTGGGTAGGCGTCATCCATCAAGTGCCTCACCATGACCTCCCTGGATTTCCCGACCTCGAGCGTTTCGTGAAGCTTCGCGCCTGGAAGGAAAGCGAGCCGTACTGCCGGGGCCTTTGGACGTTGTGCGACTATTTGCGGCGGTTTCTCGTCGACCGCGGGGTCAGGGTGCCTGTGGGCGTGGTCCCGTATCCCTCAGCGCGCGACGTTCCAGCCTTCGACTGGCATCGGTTCATGAATCGTCCGCGGCGCCGCCTCCTTCATGTGGGCGAGTTTCTGAGGAACTATCAGGCGTTTTTCGATCTGGACGTTCCAGATTGGCAGAAGGTGATGCTCTTGCCGGAAGATTGGGAGCGTCGCTCGAAAGCACTACACCTCAACGACTCCGTCGAGCTCCTTCCTACGCTCTCGAACGAGGAGTACGACCAGGTGCTGACCGATAGCGCGGTCTTTCTCGACCTCTTCGATGCACCTGCCAACACGGCCGTCGTGGAGTGTCTCGCGAGAGGAACGCCCCTCTGCGTGAATCGGGTGGGGGGCATCGAAGAGTACCTCGGACGGGCGTATCCCCTGTATCACCGCGGCGATGCTGCCGAAGTTCTGGGCGACCTCGAGCGGGTACGTGCAGCTCACCATTACCTCGTGGAGCGTCGAACCACCTTCGGATCGGATACCCATTTCCTCGAACGGCTGGCGGGGAGCGCCTGTTACGTGTCGTTGCCAGTCCCGCCGTCTTCGCGCACGGAGTTCC encodes the following:
- a CDS encoding GSCFA domain-containing protein, which translates into the protein MSWRSDLPHVGAKWTKQSSPLERPIRPRRFLEWDSRTYSIGSCFAMELNRWLRHHGFSVPAVSWGMHYNPRTILYELRRAVGQAVPHVDWVVDVEGGTRAYIDATRHCVDATTPGELALVKEEVSAKSRDMFAAADSFLITLGLADIWEAQVGAARVVVNRAPYRDAVAFDGLPPGAFSNRFLSPDECLQDLRDIVSLIQLHKGPTIPIVITVSPVPLKHTAKRGLHPQVANSRSKAVLLAAVFALLEEQDETSGVSYFPIYEFFQTNPLGMDLWQGDARHPSAEAVGAVAHAFVHAYSRVEIEPKPGFSVPRFHGEAKGT
- a CDS encoding glycosyltransferase, whose translation is MARRFAWEHHREGWSRVEDLVEKHLVTADGLLFVSAVEDQLFHYGPVREPWVGVIHQVPHHDLPGFPDLERFVKLRAWKESEPYCRGLWTLCDYLRRFLVDRGVRVPVGVVPYPSARDVPAFDWHRFMNRPRRRLLHVGEFLRNYQAFFDLDVPDWQKVMLLPEDWERRSKALHLNDSVELLPTLSNEEYDQVLTDSAVFLDLFDAPANTAVVECLARGTPLCVNRVGGIEEYLGRAYPLYHRGDAAEVLGDLERVRAAHHYLVERRTTFGSDTHFLERLAGSACYVSLPVPPSSRTEFPSFEVTVLIATYARVYNLRAQLEAFSRQEQAPTFEIVLWNNDARNSREIDEIVANAPGHLRIRVIHSSENIYCAMRWAVPAFARSDVLLVCDDDVCPKPSYLRVMVDAHRRLGPEAALCLRGHKFKPHALNLEDPGREWRRGEHSAFFDESAPECDVHFAHADNFVISLDLLRRASLHQMTHPEYVLVDDYWLSYVLSARLGVTLRKLCAPDIFEFTPCADDPNIALYHNPKVQEQRTRLYVEHMLAGWPIFDESSRSVASTQVTSSREPLR